In Shewanella sp. MR-4, the genomic stretch GGGTGAGACAATCCCTTTCTGACGAGCATTTACTCCACAACGCGGGGACGATTTACGGCGCCGACTATATTGGCGCAGGCATTGGCGCGGCTATTTGGGTCGGCTTTATGCTGGCCATCGATATTCAACTCGCTGCCGCGCTGACCGCCAGCTTTAACTTGCTCGCCGGCTTTGTGTTTATCTGGCGTTTTTGGCCCAAGATCCAAAGGGCAAAATTATTGCTCGCAGGGCATTTTGTGGTCACGGGCGTATTATTGCTGCTCGCCATTCAAGGGCCGAGTTGGGAGCTGCAGTTCAACAATCTGCTCTATAAAGACAAAGTGGTTTACGCTAAGGCCACGCGTTTTCAACAACTCACCTTTACCGAGCGCTTACGCGGCAATGGCCTCTCCCCCATATACTCTTTGTATATCAATGGCCGATTACAGTTTTCGAGTATCGATGAGCATATCTACCATGCGTTTTTAGTTCACCCAACGCTTGCGGCCAGCGCTCGCCATAACAAAGTATTAATCATTGGTGGTGGTGATGGTCTGGGCCTAAAGCAAGTGCTGCGTTGGGAGCCTGAGCAAGTGACCTTGCTCGATCTTGATGCCGCATTGGTGCAACTCTTTAAAACGCCCGATACGGATATGCCTAAGCGTCTAAGCCAAGCCCTGTTAGCCCTCAATGGCAATGCCTTTAACGATCCTCGCGTTAAGGTGATCCACGACGACGCCTTTAATGGGGTCGATAAATTGATTGCCGCAGGAGATAAATACGATGCCATTATTGTGGACTTGCCCGATCCTAGCCATCCCGATTTAAATAAGCTCTATTCGGATTATTTCTATCGCAAGCTCAAGGAACTAATGAGCAGTGATGGCGCTCTGACTGTACAGTCAACCTCGCCCTATCACGCGCAAAAGGCCTTTATCTCGGTCGCGAAAACCTTGGCTTTAGCGGGGTTTGACGTAAAACAGTATCACCATAACGTCCCAAGCTTTGGAGAATGGGGCTGGAGCATTGCCACCCTATCGGGAAAAGATGCCCAGCATCGCCTAGGCGAGCTGACAACACTACCGATAGCGGATGACTGGTTAACCTTAGGTTTAGTCAAAGGCGCCTTTGAATTTCCTGCCAATTTTTATCAGGACGCCGCCAATATTAAGCCTAACGAACTGGGTTCGTTGCAGTTGTACCATTATCATCAACAGGCATGGTCCGAAACCCAAGGACTGGATCTTTTTTAACGGATGAAGATAGTGCTTGACATATTATGTCTCGGTGCTATCTTTGAACACAGACATAATATGTCAATAAGGACAAATATGAATATCCATACTCTTGCTAATCACCTCAACAGCCTTGGCAATAACAGCCAGACCGGCTTCCAATTCGATTGCTATCCAATTGATGGTGAAGTCGAAGTGTTGCAAGTGAATGTGGTCGGCCGTGAAGAAATCCCGGTATTCGTATCGGTTACGGACAACCAAATTCTCTGCATCAGCTACCTGTGGGGCGAGAACGAAGTAAACCAAGAACGTCGCAGCAAAATGTTTGAAACCATGCTCGAATTAAACATTCCAATGCCATTGTCAGCCTTTGCCAAAATTGATGACAAATACGTGGTTTACGGCGCGCTGTCTCTGCAATCTAGCATGCTCGAAATCGAGCAAGAGTTAGCAGTCTTATCCGATAACTGCTTAGAAGTTATCGATGAAATGGTCGACTATCTGAAATAAGGAGCCACAATTATGGGCATTCTGAACAAAATTTTAACAGCGTTTCGCGGTGGTGCCACCGAAGTTGGCCAAAGCATCGTAGACGCAAACTCAACTCGAATTTTCGAACAGGAAATCCGTGATGCCGAGAAACACTTAACCAACGCCAAGCGCGAACTGACCGATGTAATGGCGAAAGAAATGCAAGCCAGCCGCGAAATTGACCGCTTAAAGCGTTCTATCGCCGAGCATGAAGGCTATGTAGCCCAAGCATTAGACAAAGGCAATGAAACCTTAGCCATTGAAGTGGCTGAAAAAATTGCACAATTGGAGCAAGAGCTGGCAGAGCAGCAAAGCGCCAACGACAGCTTTAGCGCCCATGCACTGCGCCTGAAAGACTTAGTGAAGAAGACCGAGCGTCAACTGTCTGATTATCAACGTCAGTTAAGCATGGTCAAAACCACCGAAAGCGTGCAAAAGGCGACAGCGACCATTACCGACTCTTTTGCGTCAAGCAACTCTAAGCTGCTGAATGCCAAAGATTCATTAGAGCGTATCAAGTCGCGTCAACAACAGTTTGATGACAGATTAAAAGCCGCTGAAACCCTAGCCGAAGAAGGCAGCGATAAATCATTGCAGGCCAAATTAGCCGAAGCAGGCATTGGTGAGCAAAAATCCAATGCCAACGCCGTGCTCGAACGTATCAAGGCACGTAAAAGCTAATTCATGATTGACCAAACGCCGAGCACCAATGGGACCATCACCCCCTATTGTGCTCGGCTTTTTTGTTTTAGGTACGCTAATATGCCCTTAACGCCAGCTAACTCATGGTGTTAACAAGGGAATTGTCCGCACTGTTTAGGAGCGAATATGGGATTTTTTAACAGTATTTTTGGTAAAAAGGCGCCGCCAGCGCGTGAACTCAATCATCCCTCTGCGCTCAAGATCGGCGATATGATCTCCATCGACAATAGCTTTGCTCTGCCGCCACAATTGCGCGGTCAACAACTGAAAGTCGAAGCGGTGAATACCTATGAGTTTGAACGCAATCAGCAAACCGAGTGGGTGCTAAAAGGTCATGGTAGCGAGACGCTATTTTTGAGTATTGAAGAGGACGATGAAACCTACCTCGCTTTCTCCCTTAAAATTACCCGCGCGCAGGTAGAGCAGTTATTCGATTTAGAGCAATTCAGCACCCTGTTCGATGAACCAGGCCACGCCGAACTCACCACCCAAGAGCTATCGCCACCATTAGCCGAGCAACTCGAACAATGGCTGGGTAAGCAATACCATCAAGTGACCTTTGCGCTGTTTGGCTATTTTCACCGTGAAGACTACCGCGGATTAAAACCGCCGCAGGATGCTAATGGCGCAACTGGCGAGCCCTTCGAATATTATTTATTACTCGACGATGATGAAAGCCGCGCGGTAGAAGTCGAAGTATATGAGGGTGGCGATACCGATGTGGTTCTGACCTTATATCGTCCATTGTCAGACATTCGCGACTACTGGCCCGGTCAGTAAAGTTTGGCATATGATAAAGTGCGCGATTCGCACTTTATCGCTTAACCCATTACAATCCCAATATAATTCGCTCGAAATGTTCGGTTGATAGCAACAGGTAGCACCTAATGAGTAAAACGAAACACCCTCTCCCAGAGCAATGGCAAAAGAACCAGCAAGCCGCAAAAGCGACACAAGTTGCCTTCGATCTCGATGAAAAGTTTCAATATTCTATTCGTAAAGCCGCGCTCGATGCGGGTGTCAGTCCTTCCGATCAAATCCGTACCATTTTAGGCCTAAGTGTTTCAAAACGTCCGACTCGTCCACGTTTAACCGTATCTCTTAACGCCGACGATTACGTACAGCTCGCAGAAAAATATGGCCTCAGCGCCGATGCGCAGCTTGAGATTAAACGCCGCGTGCTCGAAGACCTAGTGCGTTTTGTCGCTGAAGATTAATCAGTCGGCTTCAGTTTAAGCCATTAAATCGCCTGACATACCTAAGTCGGGCGATTTATCACAAAGTTAATTTACTCATAGCGTAAACTCTTTTACCTTAGACATTCGCCTTAAAACACAGGGATCATGTTAGGCATGACAGATAAAACCTCTTGGTCGCTCCGTTCTCTGGGTAATCCATCTCCCTTCGAATTCGCTATGATGCTGCTGTCGCTGCTCTCAGTCATCATAGTGCTGGTGATGACCTTTGGCCGCCTCGACAAAGAAACCTATCGGTTACTGTTTTTTATCGATACCACGATTTGCATGATTTTTATGGTCAACTTTTTCATTGGCCTGTTTCGCGCTCGCGATAAAGTTTTTTATCTGCGCCATCATTGGATTGATTTTATCGCCAGCATCCCCGCCATCGAGGCGCTGCGAATTGCGAGGGTATTTCAAATCCTGCGGGTGATCCGTTTAATCCGCATGAGCCGCTCTTTCCTTATTCCATTGATAAAACAGCGTAAACAAGCCACTCTCGCCAGTTTACTGGTCGCTATGGTGACCATTTTAACCTTCGCCTCTATTATCATTCTGATCGTCGAAAGCGGCACAGAGGGCGCTAATATTCAAACCGCCGAGCAAGCCATTTGGTGGGCCTTAGTGACGATTTCAACCGTGGGTTATGGTGATTTCTATCCCGTCAGCACCGCAGGACATATTGTGGGTGGCATAGTGATTGTCAGTGGCGTGAGTTTTTTCGGGGTGATTTCGGGTTATATGGCGTCGGTATTTGTCGCCCCCGATGAAAGCGAGCGCCAAGAACGTCAAGACGCCCATAAGGCAGAGATTAAAAGCGAACTCGAAATGGCTCTTGCCAGAATGGAAGAAAACCAGCGGCAGATGGAGCAAAATCAGACGCAGATGTTGGCAAAAATTGCCGAGTTAAAACAAGCACTAGAAGCGAAAAATAGCTAGGAAGGCATGGCCTTCCTACGCTTTATGCAATGTGACTATTACCAATAGGTCGTCTGCTGAATTGCATTTTGCCTCGAGGCCTCCATCGCAAAAAGTAAGCTTTGCTGCTTAGCCTCAAGCCAGTCGCTTAAGTCAATGCCAAGCATTTGAGCTGCAAAGGTTAATTGCTGATAACAGGCTAAGGTTCGAATCCCTAACACCAGATCCTGCCAGGGAGCCCTAAAGGCATCGCGGGATTTCGCCTCATACAAAAGCCCATACGCTTGTCCTACTTGAATACTTTCATCGAGTAAAACGGCGCACTGCAAATAATCCTCGGCTGTCATGGTCTTATCGCTAGGCATAGCCGAGAGAACCGCCTGCCATGAGGCTTCCTGTGCATGATCAGCATGCTGGGATAACCCAAGCTCTGCGGGCAGTTCTATGTTACCCGCGCTAAGCGCCAATAGGATCTCAACGATAGCCAACTGCAATTGACCGTATTCGACGCCTTGCCAAAGCGAGCTTAAACGCCCTGGCAAATCCATCGCCTCAAACTGTTGCTGTAATTGTTGCATCAAGGCTTGGCGGGATTCGAGCCGACTTAATAACCCTTTTTGACTGCCGAGCAAGGCCGCTAAGGCCTGTGCCTCTTCAATAAACGTAAGCTGGGATTCAATCAGATTAAAGCACTGCATCAAAGTAGCGTTAGCAAGGCCAAACTGGCTCAGCGTCATACGCAGTAAACGGATACAGGCGCGCATCCGCCACCAAAGGGCTATCGCGGCTTCGTTATCTTGTTCTTCGGCAATCATGGCTTCGAGCAACTGCCAACGTTCGAGCGCAGTTTCTAGTAGCACTTGGCAGGTGGCCGTTAAATCCTGCTGATGAGGCTGATGCAGGTTGAGATCCTCAGGCACAGGCAGCGGTAAAAACTCGAGAGCACTTAAGGTTAATGGCTTAGATTGCCCCGCGAGTCGATAGCCACGCTGCGCCTTACTGGCTTTACCTAAACGCACAGGAACGCTATCGGCCACCTGAGTAGCCAGTGTTAATAATGAGCAGGCATCCCCCGCTAATAGCTCAAATTCGAGTTCACAGAGTGCTTCATGCTGACCATTGGCGGTGATTTCTCCAGTGTCTAAAGCAACCTCAATAAGGCTCTCGCCTAGAGTCACATGCCAAGCGCGGCGATAAAAATCGGTGTGAAATACGCAGCCAAGCTCCGCCTGTACAGCCGCTAAATTGGCATTTGCGGGCCAGATACTGGCAGGAAAGAGGCTTAAATTTGGGCTATCGGCTGCAATGGTGACGTTATATTCGGGACGAGAATGGATCCCCCCCACAACTTGCCCCGCCGTCTTAATCGTCTGCTCTCTGTGACCATCAAACCCGCGCACCCTTAGCCCCATGTCCCATTGGCGTAATTGTAATGCGGGGGTATCAAAGTAACCATTGCTTAAGCGACGCTTTCCCTGCGATATGGCGTTCGGCAGGCTATCTAGCTTATTTATCAAGGATTCTTGAAACTTAGGAAGGAAAAACAGTTTTAATTCTATCTCTGCATTCATTGCGGCACCGCTCATTTTGTCATCAAAGATTCATTGATGCGTCACTTTTAGTTCATAATGTCACAAATGTGTCATAAAAATCCCGTAGGATTTGGTTTTGAAGTTGGTATATAACCCGTTAGAATAAAGCTGTGATTTTTTCTCAAAAAACACAGTTTCAATACGCGGACGCATAGGGTAACATGCGCCCGCTTTTTCCAATCATGGAACAATCTAAATAGGTAAACGGCAATGCCAGTAAACTCTATTTTGGGCGTGTTTGCAAAATCGCCAATTAAGCCTCTTCAAGAGCACATGGACAAAGTCTACGATTGCGCATCGTTACTGGTCCCCTTTTTCGAAGCCACCATTACAGGTAACTGGGATGGTGCAGTTCAACTACGCAAGCAAATCAGTTTAGCGGAAAAGCAAGGTGACTCACTCAAGCGTGAAATTCGCCTCACTCTGCCAAGCGGTTTGTTTATGCCAGTTGAGCGTACAGATCTATTGGAACTCCTTACTCAACAAGACAAAATCGCTAACAAAGCAAAAGATATCTCAGGTCGTGTTATCGGCCGTCAATTATTAATCCCTCAGGTCATGCAAGTGCCTTTCATTGCGTATCTACAACGTTGTATCGACGCTGTGGGTCTTGCAAAACAAGTCATTAACGAACTCGAAGATTTGCTTGAAGCAGGTTTCCGTGGTCGTGAAGTCGACTTAGTGGCTAAAATGATCAACGAACTCGATATCATCGAAGAAGATACTGACGATCTGCAAATTCAACTACGTCGTCAGCTATTTGCATTGGAATCAGAATTGAATCCTGTCGATGTAATGTTCCTCTATAAAACGATTGAATGGGTCGGTGGTCTTGCAGATCTTGCCGAACGAGTCGGTTCGCGTCTTGAGCTTATGCTGGCTCGCGTTTAATAAATAAGGTTATCAAGGTATCAATATGGTTGATGCAGGTATGGAGGTGGCTAACGTCTTAGCCACTAATGGGCCGTGGCTTATTGCCATTGCGGCCGCGTTTGGTTTTCTAATGGCGTGGGGTATTGGTGCGAACGATGTAGCCAATGCCATGGGAACTTCTGTAGGTTCCAACGCTATTACTATTAAACAAGCGATTATTATCGCAATGATCTTCGAATTTGCTGGTGCTTACTTAGCCGGCGGCGAAGTAACCAGTACGATCCGTAACGGTATTATTGATTCAAGCTACTTTACCGAAACCCCTGAACTGCTGGTATACGGCATGATTGGCTCGCTGTTAGCCGCAGGAATTTGGTTAGTTGTTGCATCAGCCTTAGGCTGGCCAGTATCTACCACTCACTCTATCGTGGGCGCGATTATCGGCTTCGCGGCTGTGGGTGTTGGCACTGATTCAGTCGCTTGGGAAAAAGTAGGTGGTATTGTTGGTTCTTGGGTCATCACTCCTGCAATCTCTGGCTTTATGGCCTTCATTCTGTTCCAAAGCACACAAAAACTGATTTTCAACACAGATAACCCACTCGCTAACGCGAAACGCTATGTGCCTTTCTACATGGCTTTTGCGGGCTTTATCATGTCGTTAGTGACCATCCTTAAGGGTCTATCACACGTTGGTATTCACTTAAAAGGCGCCGAAGCTTATATGCTGGCGGGTGTGATTGCGCTGATCGTCGGTATCATTGGTAAAGTGGTGATTTCTCGTTTAAAAATGGATGAGAAAGCGACCCATAAAACCATGTACGCTAACGTTGAAAAAGTGTTTGCTATCCTGATGGTTCTGACCGCCTGTTGTATGGCGTTCGCCCACGGTTCAAACGACGTGGCTAACGCGATTGGTCCATTAGCGGCAGTCGTATCTGTAGTTAACAGTGGCGGTGAAATTGCGTCTAAATCTGCATTAGTTTGGTGGATCCTGCCTTTAGGTGCCGTGGGTATCGTGATGGGTCTGGCTATCTTCGGTAAGCGCGTGATGCAAACCATTGGTAAAAACATCACTCACTTAACGCCAAGCCGTGGTTTTGCTGCCGAATTAGCAGCAGCTTCTACCGTAGTTATTGCTTCTGGTACTGGTTTACCTATCTCTACTACCCAAACCTTAGTCGGTGCGGTATTAGGTGTGGGTATGGCCCGTGGTATTGCAGCAATCAATATTGGTGTTGTGCGTAACATCGTTGTGTCTTGGGTGGTAACCTTACCTGCGGGTGCAGGTCTGTCGATCATCTTCTTCTTTATGATTAAAGGTATCTTTAACTAAGAAGCGCATCACTATGGCAAGCTTGCCGTAGAAACGTACTAAACACATAGGAATCGCTAGCATGGATGCGGCAAAGTTGAGGGAAGTCTATGACTTCCCTCTTGCATTGCAGGCCTCAAATCCCTAGCATGTGGTCACTATTTCGTTGATGAGAATACAAAAGTGTTAAGAATGCTGACTCTGGTGGGAATGATGTTACTCTCCCCCAACCTGCTGGCCGAAGGCCAACCCCGCTATATCTCGGATAACGTGTTTCTTTATATTCTCAATGGCCCGAGTACAGACTACCGTATCTTAGGCTCAATTGAAGCGGGACAACCTATTACCTTTTTGGGCGAAACCCAAGGCGATTACTCGAAAATTATCGACCACAAGGGTCGCGAAGGTTGGGTACCGACTAACATGATTAGCTCTACCCCGAGTTTTCGCGAGCAAGTATCGTCACTCACCAGTGAACTGGCTGAAGCTAAAGCTAAACTGGACGAAGTGATGAATTCAACCGAAAACCATACGGATGAATTGGCCGAGCTAAAAGCCAAGCTGACCGAAGCCGAAGCGATGCTCAACAAAACCACCCAAGAACGTGACAGTTTGAAAGTGGCCGTGGATCGCAGCGCTCAAGAAGCGCAATTCGCCCTATGGCGTGAAGGTGGATTGATCGCCGCTGCGGGGTTAGTGATCGGGGTAATTTTGGTGTATCTGCCGAGACCGCAGCGCCGCAATAAAAAGCGTTGGATGTAAATTTTTACGCTAATCGCCGCGAAGTATAAGTAAAAGCCAGTGTTTTCAAACACTGGCTTTTTTGTCAATTGAGCGTTACATCTGGCGCGTAACAAGCTAATCAAACAATCTTCACATTCTTTCACGCTATAGTGTTGTCCGTCACATTTTGGTTGTATAATCTGCGCGCGCAAAGCTTCATATTGTATACAAAATATCAAATGCGTTTCGCGCCCCCCCATTTTTGTTTCAACAATAGAGCCCAAAACAACTGGCCAAGATGGAAGCGATTACTATGTTCAAAGCGAGTGAAGTGCTGGCAGGCCGCTACGATTCTGCCAATCTCGACGAACTGTTCAAAGCCGTCACCGACAACTATATTGTCGATGAAGAACAATACTTGTCAGAGCTAATCAAACTAGTGCCCTCCAGTGATGAAGCCATCGAGCGCGTCACTCGTCGTGCCCACGAACTAGTCAACAAAGTTCGTCAATTCGATAAGAAAGGTTTAATGGTAGGCATCGACGCCTTCCTGCAGCAATACAGCTTAGAAACACAGGAAGGGATTATCCTGATGTGTTTAGCCGAAGCCCTGCTGCGTATTCCCGATGCGGCCACCGCCGACGCCTTGATTGAAGATAAACTCTCAGGCGCGAAATGGGATGAACACTTAAGCAAGAGCGATTCGGTTCTGGTTAACGCCTCCACTTGGGGCCTGATGCTCACTGGCAAAATCGTCAAACTCGATAAAAAAATCGATGGTACGCCAAGCAACCTGTTAAACCGTTTAGTGAATCGTTTAGGTGAGCCTGTGATCCGCCAAGCCATGATGGCGGCGATGAAGATCATGGGTAAGCAGTTCGTACTTGGCCGCACCATGAAAGAAGCGCTCAAGAACAGCGAAGACAAGCGTAAATTAGGTTACACCCACTCCTACGATATGCTGGGTGAAGCTGCGCTGACGCGTAAAGATGCCGAAAAATACTTTAACGATTATGCCAATGCGATTACCGAGTTAGGCGCGCAAAGCTATAACGAAAGCGAATCACCACGCCCAACCATTTCTATCAAGCTGTCGGCGCTGCACCCACGTTACGAAGTCGCTAACGAAGACCGTGTACTGACCGAGCTGTATGACACAGTTATTCGCTTAATTAAGTTAGCCCGTGGCTTAAATATCGGTATTTCTATCGACGCCGAAGAAGTTGACCGCCTAGAGCTGTCGCTAAAACTGTTCCAAAAACTGTTTAATTCCGACGCCACTAAGGGTTGGGGCTTACTCGGTATCGTGGTGCAAGCTTACTCTAAGCGCGCCCTGCCTGTGTTGGTATGGTTAACCCGCCTAGCGAAAGAACAAGGCGATGAAATTCCGGTTCGTTTAGTGAAAGGCGCTTATTGGGATAGCGAGCTGAAATGGGCACAACAAGCTGGCGAAGCCGCATACCCACTCTACACGCGTAAGGCTGGTACAGACGTGTCTTACTTAGCCTGTGCGCGTTATCTGTTGTCCGATGCGACACGCGGCGCAATTTACCCACAATTTGCCAGCCACAACGCGCAAACGGTTGCCGCGATTTCCGATATGGCGGGCGATCGTAACCACGAGTTCCAACGTCTACACGGCATGGGACAAGAGCTGTACGACACTATTCTGTCGGAAGCGGGTGCGAAAGCGGTACGTATCTATGCTCCTATCGGTGCCCATAAAGATCTGCTGCCCTACTTAGTGCGTCGCCTGCTGGAAAACGGTGCGAACACCTCGTTCGTTCACAAGCTGGTCGATCCTAAAACCCCTATCGAGTCTTTAGTGGTTCACCCACTGAAAACCCTGACAGGCTACAAAACCCTGGCTAATAACAAAATCGTTTTACCTAGCGATATCTTCGGTAGTGATCGCAAAAACTCCAAGGGACTCAACATGAACATCATTTCAGAAGCAGAGCCATTCTTCGCGGCCTTAGACAAATTTAAATCGACGCAGTGGCAAGCGGGCCCTCTGGTTAATGGTCAAACCTTAACTGGCGAGCACAAAACCGTTGTTAGCCCATTCGATACCACCCAAACCGTGGGTCAAGTGGCCTTTGCCGACAAAGCGGCTATCGAACAAGCTGTCGCCTCTGCCGATGCTGCGTTTGCAACTTGGACTCGTACTCCCGTTGAAGTGCGCGCCTCAGCCCTGCAAAAGCTGGCGGATCTGTTAGAAGAAAACCGCGAAGAACTGATTGCTCTGTGTACCCGTGAGGCTGGCAAGAGCATTCAAGACGGTATCGACGAAGTGCGTGAAGCCGTAGACTTCTGCCGCTACTACGCGGTGCAAGCTAAGAAGCTGATGTCAAAACCTGAACTGCTCCCAGGCCCAACGGGTGAGTTAAACGAACTCTTCCTCCAAGGTCGCGGTGTGTTCGTCTGTATCAGCCCATGGAACTTCCCATTGGCGATCTTCTTAGGCCAAGTTTCGGCAGCACTGGCGGCGGGTAACACTGTCGTTGCTAAACCTGCTGAACAGACTTCAATCATTGGTTACCGCGCAGTGCAGTTAGCACACCAAGCGGGTATTCCAACGGACGTGCTGCAATATCTACCAGGCACAGGCGCTACCGTAGGTAACGCGCTGACGGCTGATGAGCGCATCGGCGGCGTATGTTTTACCGGTTCAACTGGCACAGCCAAACTCATCAACCGCACACTGGCAAACCGTGAAGGCGCAATCATTCCGTTAATCGCCGAAACCGGTGGTCAAAACGCTATGGTGGTTGACTCTACTTCTCAGCCAGAACAAGTGGTTAACGATGTAGTATCTTCATCCTTCACCAGTGCGGGTCAACGCTGCTCGGCGCTGCGTGTACTCTTCCTACAGGAAGATATTGCAGACCGCGTAATCGATGTACTCCAAGGTGCGATGGATGAGTTAGTGATTGGCAACCCAAGTTCAGTGAAAACCGACGTAGGCCCAGTTATCGATGCGACCGCGAAGGCTAACCTTGACGCCCATATCGACCACATCAAGCAAGTTGGTAAGCTGATCAAGCAAATGTCTCTGCCTGCGGGTACCGAGAATGGCCACTTTGTGTCACCAACGGCCGTTGAAATTGACTCAATCAGAGTGCTTGAAAAAGAACACTTTGGTCCAATCCTGCACGTGATCCGTTACAAGGCATCTGAACTTGCCCATGTGATCGATGAAATCAACAGCACAGGTTTTGGCTTAACCTTAGGTATCCACAGCCGTAACGAAGGCCATGCCCTCGAAGTGGCTGACAAGGTTAACGTAGGTAACGTGTACATCAACCGTAACCAAATCGGTGCAGTCGTTGGCGTACAGCCTTTCGGCGGTCAAGGTCTGTCGGGCACTGGTCCAAAAGCCGGTGGTCCACACTACTTAACTCGCTTCGTGACTGAAAAGACTCGCACTAATAACATCACCGCTATCGGTGGTAACGCCACACTGTTATCACTGGGTGATAGCGACGCCTAAGCTTGCTCACATCTTCAGCTTTAAGCTAAGACTATTCCATAAAGTTAAGGCCAGACATTGTCTGGCCTTTTTTACTTCATTAATCAAAGTCGTGGGGCTTCACCCCACACCCGACCAAGGAGGACTGCTCGTCCTATCCTCC encodes the following:
- a CDS encoding polyamine aminopropyltransferase — protein: MHESQTTGSATQAVKTSRLSWFDDVLLLGIMAVLAGCGLIYEYLLSHYAGRILGALEAAIYTMIGLMIVSMGLGAFAARKIKDAFTGFVVLELTVALCGSLAILITAAVIGLGQQLPMLIASTLGLPPDQLPEGGMVGSLQKLSEYLPYIWGVSLGLMIGMEIPLIARVRQSLSDEHLLHNAGTIYGADYIGAGIGAAIWVGFMLAIDIQLAAALTASFNLLAGFVFIWRFWPKIQRAKLLLAGHFVVTGVLLLLAIQGPSWELQFNNLLYKDKVVYAKATRFQQLTFTERLRGNGLSPIYSLYINGRLQFSSIDEHIYHAFLVHPTLAASARHNKVLIIGGGDGLGLKQVLRWEPEQVTLLDLDAALVQLFKTPDTDMPKRLSQALLALNGNAFNDPRVKVIHDDAFNGVDKLIAAGDKYDAIIVDLPDPSHPDLNKLYSDYFYRKLKELMSSDGALTVQSTSPYHAQKAFISVAKTLALAGFDVKQYHHNVPSFGEWGWSIATLSGKDAQHRLGELTTLPIADDWLTLGLVKGAFEFPANFYQDAANIKPNELGSLQLYHYHQQAWSETQGLDLF
- a CDS encoding TIGR00153 family protein — its product is MPVNSILGVFAKSPIKPLQEHMDKVYDCASLLVPFFEATITGNWDGAVQLRKQISLAEKQGDSLKREIRLTLPSGLFMPVERTDLLELLTQQDKIANKAKDISGRVIGRQLLIPQVMQVPFIAYLQRCIDAVGLAKQVINELEDLLEAGFRGREVDLVAKMINELDIIEEDTDDLQIQLRRQLFALESELNPVDVMFLYKTIEWVGGLADLAERVGSRLELMLARV
- a CDS encoding PspA/IM30 family protein, which codes for MGILNKILTAFRGGATEVGQSIVDANSTRIFEQEIRDAEKHLTNAKRELTDVMAKEMQASREIDRLKRSIAEHEGYVAQALDKGNETLAIEVAEKIAQLEQELAEQQSANDSFSAHALRLKDLVKKTERQLSDYQRQLSMVKTTESVQKATATITDSFASSNSKLLNAKDSLERIKSRQQQFDDRLKAAETLAEEGSDKSLQAKLAEAGIGEQKSNANAVLERIKARKS
- a CDS encoding TIGR04211 family SH3 domain-containing protein translates to MLLSPNLLAEGQPRYISDNVFLYILNGPSTDYRILGSIEAGQPITFLGETQGDYSKIIDHKGREGWVPTNMISSTPSFREQVSSLTSELAEAKAKLDEVMNSTENHTDELAELKAKLTEAEAMLNKTTQERDSLKVAVDRSAQEAQFALWREGGLIAAAGLVIGVILVYLPRPQRRNKKRWM
- a CDS encoding ion transporter; amino-acid sequence: MTDKTSWSLRSLGNPSPFEFAMMLLSLLSVIIVLVMTFGRLDKETYRLLFFIDTTICMIFMVNFFIGLFRARDKVFYLRHHWIDFIASIPAIEALRIARVFQILRVIRLIRMSRSFLIPLIKQRKQATLASLLVAMVTILTFASIIILIVESGTEGANIQTAEQAIWWALVTISTVGYGDFYPVSTAGHIVGGIVIVSGVSFFGVISGYMASVFVAPDESERQERQDAHKAEIKSELEMALARMEENQRQMEQNQTQMLAKIAELKQALEAKNS
- a CDS encoding YjfI family protein encodes the protein MNIHTLANHLNSLGNNSQTGFQFDCYPIDGEVEVLQVNVVGREEIPVFVSVTDNQILCISYLWGENEVNQERRSKMFETMLELNIPMPLSAFAKIDDKYVVYGALSLQSSMLEIEQELAVLSDNCLEVIDEMVDYLK
- a CDS encoding inorganic phosphate transporter, which translates into the protein MVDAGMEVANVLATNGPWLIAIAAAFGFLMAWGIGANDVANAMGTSVGSNAITIKQAIIIAMIFEFAGAYLAGGEVTSTIRNGIIDSSYFTETPELLVYGMIGSLLAAGIWLVVASALGWPVSTTHSIVGAIIGFAAVGVGTDSVAWEKVGGIVGSWVITPAISGFMAFILFQSTQKLIFNTDNPLANAKRYVPFYMAFAGFIMSLVTILKGLSHVGIHLKGAEAYMLAGVIALIVGIIGKVVISRLKMDEKATHKTMYANVEKVFAILMVLTACCMAFAHGSNDVANAIGPLAAVVSVVNSGGEIASKSALVWWILPLGAVGIVMGLAIFGKRVMQTIGKNITHLTPSRGFAAELAAASTVVIASGTGLPISTTQTLVGAVLGVGMARGIAAINIGVVRNIVVSWVVTLPAGAGLSIIFFFMIKGIFN
- a CDS encoding inorganic triphosphatase, which produces MNAEIELKLFFLPKFQESLINKLDSLPNAISQGKRRLSNGYFDTPALQLRQWDMGLRVRGFDGHREQTIKTAGQVVGGIHSRPEYNVTIAADSPNLSLFPASIWPANANLAAVQAELGCVFHTDFYRRAWHVTLGESLIEVALDTGEITANGQHEALCELEFELLAGDACSLLTLATQVADSVPVRLGKASKAQRGYRLAGQSKPLTLSALEFLPLPVPEDLNLHQPHQQDLTATCQVLLETALERWQLLEAMIAEEQDNEAAIALWWRMRACIRLLRMTLSQFGLANATLMQCFNLIESQLTFIEEAQALAALLGSQKGLLSRLESRQALMQQLQQQFEAMDLPGRLSSLWQGVEYGQLQLAIVEILLALSAGNIELPAELGLSQHADHAQEASWQAVLSAMPSDKTMTAEDYLQCAVLLDESIQVGQAYGLLYEAKSRDAFRAPWQDLVLGIRTLACYQQLTFAAQMLGIDLSDWLEAKQQSLLFAMEASRQNAIQQTTYW